The Cyanobacterium sp. T60_A2020_053 genome includes the window AGGTTTGATTTCACTCAAATCTTTACTAGCAGAAGGTTTAAGCCTATTGCAAAGGTCGATTGATTTATCTTAATTAACAGTTTTTGGTATAATCGAAGGCACTGAAAAATTAAAGGTGCTGGGAATGGTAACTCAATTAATTAAAAACTCAACAAACCTATATGATACTGACTATAATCTTTGGATATTAGCAACAGTTAAACAATTAGAAAATCAAAAATTTAATGAAGTTGACTGGGAAAACCTAATTGAGGAAGTTTTAGACTTGAGTAAAAGGGATAAAAGGAAGCTGGAAAGTTTATTAATAAAATTGATTGAACACTTATTAATTTTACAATATTGGCAGTCAGAAAAAGACAGAAATAAAGGTCATTGGCAAAAAGAAATTATTACTTTTCGCAAACAAATAAAAAGATTATTAGAAGATAGTCCTAGTCTTAATAATTACCTCAAAAATAAATATGAAAAATGTTATCAAGATGCAAGAGAAATTGCTAGTCAACATTCCCAACTTTCCCTTAATACTTTCCCTACAGAATTTACGATTACTTTTGAAAATATCCTCGATGAAAATTGGCTTCCTTAATTTTTTTTAATATCATGTTTGAGTAATCCCTTATAAATTGATTGTCTCTTCGCACTTTACTGATATACCTAAAATAAAATGCAAAGTAGCCTATGTATCGTTTAGTCATCAATCCTCAACAAAAAGAAGAAAATCAGATTAAGTTAACAGATTCACAAATTCATTATTTGCGTAGGGTGGTGCGTTTAAGTGATGGTGATGGTTTTATTGCTTTGGATGGGGAGGGGGAATGTTGGCAAGTAAGACTTAACCCTGATGGAGGAGAAATTATTGCTTCTATCAAGGAAAATAAAGAGTTATCAACTAAGGTTTATTTAATTA containing:
- a CDS encoding DUF29 domain-containing protein, with translation MVTQLIKNSTNLYDTDYNLWILATVKQLENQKFNEVDWENLIEEVLDLSKRDKRKLESLLIKLIEHLLILQYWQSEKDRNKGHWQKEIITFRKQIKRLLEDSPSLNNYLKNKYEKCYQDAREIASQHSQLSLNTFPTEFTITFENILDENWLP